TCTTCGATTGCAGTGGCAGCAGAATCATCATCGCCCATTTCAACAAAACCGAAGCCTTTGCTTCTTTTTGTTTCACGGTCGAGAATAACTCTCGCACTTACAACATCGCCAAACTCTGAGAAAACATCCTCAAGCTGGCCTGCTTCAACCTTATAGTTAAGGTTGCCGACATAGATACTCTTGCCCATTTGAATCTCCTGATAGCTACTGGGCGATGACCCGTTTCTTTCTCTTTCCGGGTCTCTTGGAAAGGGTTTACATAAACCATCAAGCTCGCATTATAGGGTTGATTGGGGTATATGCAAAACAAATATACACTAATATCAAAAAAATAACAATATTTCTTTTCAATGATGAATAAATTGATTAAAACTCAGTACAAAAAGCCATTCAGCCTTGCATGTATGGTCTGGAACGCAAAATGGTTATTAAAATACGTGTAATGGTTTTGAAACGAGGTTTGCGTTCTCTATAATCGTAAACTGTCTCAGGTAAATATGGCTGGGATTAAAGGGTTAAAGCGGTTCTGCAGTTTCTGTGCGGCCGCTTTTTTTGCTGCGAGCAGAGAGTAGATTTCTTGCCCGCGTTTTTTTGCCTGCACCGACCAACACGGACTGTTACAGATTCGCGATTATTCCCCTGCAAGAGTCCGTGAGTGATTGTGAGAGTCAGTGAGTATTTCTTTTCCGATTTCCGCCGGCCAATCTTACATCTTGAAATGGAGGGGTTTCTCAGTATAATTCCATGTCTTATATTTATGGCCGAGTGGCGGAATGGGCAGACGCTGGGGATTTAAAATCCCCTGACCGAAAGGTCGTGTGGGTTCGAGTCCCACCTTGGCTAAATAGCCCCTTTTTGCCCTGTTTTGCAGAGAGGGGCTTTTCTTTTGCAAACTCTTGCAATCACAAGGGTTTACATCACTGCTTCCTTTGCCTTCCTACGTTTCCTTGCAACTGCTTACAGCGGATTTGTGCAGACTTTTTTGCAGACTTTCCTCGGCAGGTCTAATCACTTCACAGGCTTCAGAAATCCGGTTACTCTCCTTCCGAGACGCCAGATTAACAGGCCGTTCAATGTTCCCTCAGAGGCCTTTCCGAGGATGCTCTGGAATGTGCCTGAAATACCGCCCGGGATGTTTTCGGAAACAGATTCCATAAATCTCTCTGTAGATTCCTCCAA
This window of the Sedimentisphaera salicampi genome carries:
- a CDS encoding RNA recognition motif domain-containing protein, with protein sequence MGKSIYVGNLNYKVEAGQLEDVFSEFGDVVSARVILDRETKRSKGFGFVEMGDDDSAATAIEELNGHELEGRTMKVSEATPREEKPRRSFNRRD